In Patulibacter sp. SYSU D01012, a single window of DNA contains:
- a CDS encoding acyl-CoA carboxylase subunit beta — protein MSGRTGTPTVVTPRTAVHPHERVAADVRPNEVLTPLERLETLCDPGSLRLLRTAVVSPSLGDRAEPGDGVLAGVGTVGGRPVACYSEDQSLLGGSLGARHAETLVRLLQMAGDAGMPVVGFLASAGARLQEGLEALAGYGRIFAELTRLSGQVPLISVVCGTCAGGGAYTPALTDVTIMTRDAAMFLTGPGVVREVTGEDVSSEDLGGPDVHRHNGVAQLVAEDDDDAVRLTRELLGLLPQRSGEEPPRSRPVPAPAFDPSAYVPVEARRGYDVRDVASAIVDGGRLLELGRDWAPSIVTAFARIDGRTVGVVANQPKRMAGTLDADSAQKGARFVRLCHLFGVPLAVLVDTPGFMPGSDQEHGAVIRHGAKLVHAFAEADVPKVTVVLRKAFGGAQIAMNSRALGATLVLAWPSAQIGVMGAEQAVGITGRRQIAAADDPAQKKAELAAQYAAEHLSAEGAAALGIVDEVIEPAATRDRLVWALASLRRPAAREHRARNLPL, from the coding sequence CACCGCCGTCCACCCGCACGAGCGGGTCGCGGCGGACGTCCGTCCGAACGAGGTCCTGACCCCGCTCGAGCGGCTCGAGACGCTCTGCGATCCCGGCTCGCTGCGCCTGCTGCGCACCGCGGTCGTGTCGCCCAGCCTGGGCGACCGGGCGGAGCCGGGCGACGGCGTGCTGGCCGGCGTCGGCACGGTCGGCGGCCGGCCCGTGGCCTGCTACTCCGAGGACCAGTCGCTGCTCGGCGGCAGCCTCGGCGCGCGCCACGCCGAGACGCTCGTCCGCCTGCTGCAGATGGCGGGCGACGCCGGGATGCCGGTCGTTGGCTTCCTCGCGTCCGCCGGCGCGCGCCTGCAGGAGGGCCTGGAGGCCCTCGCCGGCTACGGCCGCATCTTCGCCGAGCTCACCCGGCTCTCGGGCCAGGTGCCGCTCATCTCCGTCGTCTGCGGCACCTGCGCCGGCGGCGGCGCCTACACCCCGGCGCTCACGGACGTCACGATCATGACCCGCGACGCGGCGATGTTCCTGACGGGCCCGGGCGTCGTGCGCGAGGTCACCGGCGAGGACGTCTCGTCCGAGGACCTCGGCGGCCCCGACGTGCACCGCCACAACGGCGTGGCGCAGCTCGTGGCCGAGGACGACGACGACGCGGTGCGGCTGACGCGCGAGCTGCTCGGCCTGCTGCCGCAGCGCTCGGGCGAGGAGCCCCCGCGCTCGCGTCCCGTGCCGGCCCCGGCCTTCGACCCGTCCGCGTACGTGCCGGTCGAGGCTCGCCGCGGCTACGACGTCCGCGACGTCGCGTCGGCGATCGTCGACGGCGGCCGCCTGCTCGAGCTCGGCCGCGACTGGGCGCCGAGCATCGTCACCGCGTTCGCCCGCATCGACGGCCGCACCGTCGGCGTCGTCGCCAACCAGCCCAAGCGGATGGCCGGGACGCTCGACGCGGACTCCGCCCAGAAGGGCGCCCGCTTCGTGCGCCTCTGCCACCTGTTCGGCGTCCCGCTCGCCGTCCTCGTCGACACCCCGGGCTTCATGCCGGGATCCGACCAGGAGCACGGGGCCGTCATCCGCCACGGCGCCAAGCTCGTGCACGCGTTCGCCGAGGCCGACGTGCCGAAGGTGACCGTCGTGCTGCGCAAGGCGTTCGGCGGCGCGCAGATCGCGATGAACTCCCGTGCCCTCGGCGCGACGCTCGTCCTCGCCTGGCCGAGCGCGCAGATCGGCGTCATGGGCGCCGAGCAGGCCGTCGGCATCACCGGCCGCCGCCAGATCGCCGCCGCCGACGACCCGGCGCAGAAGAAGGCCGAGCTCGCCGCGCAGTACGCCGCCGAGCACCTGTCCGCCGAGGGCGCCGCGGCGCTCGGCATCGTCGACGAGGTCATCGAGCCGGCCGCCACGCGCGACCGCCTCGTGTGGGCGCTGGCGTCGCTCCGCCGCCCCGCGGCGCGCGAGCACCGCGCCCGCAACCTCCCGCTGTAG